AATGGGGTGCGCTGGCCGGTACCGCCACGATGCTCGCAAGTGTTCCGCACCATCATATCTATGGGTTGCTGTTCCGCGTGCTGTGGCCGCTCGCGGCGGGTCGCGCGTTCGACCGCACATTAATCACCGATCCGTCGCAATTGCAGGCGCGGCTCGCGCAAGGCGGCAGCGCACTCGTCGTGTCGACGCCCGCGCAGCTGTCGCGCTGGCCGTCCCTTGAAGGCTTCGCTTCGCTCGCACCCGCGCCGCTCGCGTTCTTTTCGTCGGGCGGTCCGCTCGATCCGCGCACCGCGTCCGACTACGCGTCGACGTTCGGTGCCGCGCCGATCGAGATCTACGGCAGTACCGAAACCGGCGGCATTGCATGGCGTCGGCAGAGCGACACCGATGCGTGGCAGCCGGTCGTGGGCGTCGATGTGCGTCGCGATGAAGACGGCGCGCTTTCCGTCCGTTCACCGCACCTCGACCACGACGGCTGGCATCGCACCGAAGACGCGATCGTCTTCGATGACGACGGGCGCTTTCGTCTGCAGGGCCGTCTCGATCGCGTGATCAAGCTCGACGGCAAGCGCGTATCGCTTCCGGAACTCGAAGCGCTGCTGGCACGCCATCCGCATGTCGCGCAGGCGGCCATCGCGCGACTCGCCGGCGCAACGCGCGAGCGGATCGGTGCGCTGGTCGCGTTGACGCCGCAGGGGCGCGACGCGTTGCGCGCGAACGGCCGCGTCGCGCTCGCGAAAACTTTGCGTCGCCATCTTGCCGCGTATGTCGACGTCGTCGCGTTGCCGCGCTACTGGCGGTTCCGCGATACGTTGCCGTTCGATGCGCGCGGCAAGCTGCCGGCCGCCGCCGTAGCAGCCGCATTCGATGTGGGCACCGAAGGCTTCGAATTGCTGGCCGAAACGCGTATCGACGACGCACTACATTTCGAACTGCGCGTACCGCCGACGCTCGTGCACTTCGCCGGCCACTTTCCCGGGCTGGCGATTCTGCCGGGCGTCGTGCAGATCGACTGGGCGATCCGTCTCGCGTCTACGCATATTGCCGGCGTGCGCGCGGTCGCATCGATCGACCGCCTGAAATTTCTTGCGCCGGTTCCGCCTGGCGCGGTGCTGCAACTGACACTCGAGCATGACGCCGCGCAACGTCGCGTGCGCTTCGGTTACCGGCTGGGCGAACGTGACTGTGCGTCGGGTGTGATCGTCTATCGGGAGGACGCATGAGCTTCACGCCATGCATCGTGATCCCAATCTACAACCACAAGGATGCGATCGGCGACACGCTTGCGCGTCTTGCGGTGCACGGCCTGCCGTTCTTCGTCGTCGACGACGGCAGCGACGCAGCGACGCAGCAGGTGCTTGCCGGTCTCGCCGCGCATTACGCTGCGCAGTACGCCGGATCGCTGACGCTGCTGCGCCTGCCGCAAAACGGCGGCAAGGGTGCGGCGGTGATGGCCGGTCTGCGCGCCGCCCGCGCGGCCGGTTACACGCACGCGTTGCAGATCGATGCGGACGGCCAGCACGACGCCGACGACGTGCCGCGTTTCATCGACGCCGCGCGCGCCGAGCCCGATGCAGTGATCCTCGGCCGCCCGGTCTACGACGCGAGCGTACCGAAAGCGCGCCTGTACGGCCGCTATCTGACGCACGTGTGGGTGTGGATCGAAACGCTGTCGCTGACGATCCGCGATTCGATGTGCGGCTTTCGTCTGTATCCGCTGGATGTCGTGTGCGCGTTGATCGAGGCCGTTGCGCTGCCGACGCGGATGGATTTCGACATAGCAATTCTGGTGCGGCTGCACTGGCGACGCGTGCAGTTCCGCTCGATCCCGACACGCGTCACTTACGCTGCCGACGGCGTGTCGCATTTCGACGTGCTATGGGACAACGTGCGCATCAGCCGCGGCCATGTGCGGCTCGTCGCAGGCATGCTGCTGCGGCTGCCGATACTGCTCGCGCGCAAGGTGCTACCGGCGCGTCAACGAAACACGGCTAAGCCCGACGACAACACACAACACTGGTGGCGCATCGCGGAACGCGGCAGTTCGCTCGGCATGGGACTGCTCGCGCTGAGTTGCCGCTGGTTCGGCATGGGTTTCACCGCGCTGTGGCTGCATCCGGTCGTCGCGTATTTCCTGCTGACCGGACGCGCAGCACGCGACGCATCGCGCCTCTACTTCACGCGTCTCGCCGAAGCGGCACCGGACCTCGCCACCCCACGTCCCGGCTGGTCGAGCGCGTACCGGCAGATGTTTTCGTTCGCGCGTTCGGGCCTCGACAAGCTGGCCGCATGGTCGGGCCGGGTCGACTCGTCCGATGTCGCGTTCGACGATTCCACCGCATTCGACGCGCTCGTCGCGAGCGGTCGCGGCGCGCTGGTGATCGGCGCGCACCTCGGCAACCTGGAGATGACGCGCGCACTTGCTGCACGCGGCGCGCACACGAAGGTCACGGCGGTGGTCTACACCGAACACGCGCGCCGCTTCAATCGCGTGCTGGCGTCGGCGAACAGCGAGTTCTCACGACGCCTCGTCGAGGTCGGCGATTTCGGTCCGGAAACTTCGATGCTGATGCAGGAGCGCATCGACGCGGGCGAACTGCTGGTGATCGTCGGCGACCGCGTGCCCGCGCGCGAGTCCGGCCGCACCACCGACGCACGCTTTCTCGGTGCGACCGCGCCGTTCGCGCAGGGGCCGTACGTGCTCGCGCATGCACTCGGCTGCCCGGTCTATCTGTTCTTCTGTCTGAAAGAGCACGACGGCGAGCGTGAACGCTACCGTCTGTATTTCGAGCCGTTCGCCGAGCGCATCGCACTGCCGCGCCGCGAGCGCGCGCAGCATATCGCCGCCTGGGCGCAGCGTTACGCCGCACGGCTCGAACACTATTGCCGCAAGGCTCCCTATCAATGGTTCAATTTCTTCGATTTCTGGGCGCGTGCGCCGAGGGTCGTTCCTTCCGGCACCACCGGACAGGCGAACGGAGGCGCGAATGGCCGAACATGATCTGAGCTGCGACGTGGATAGCGACGCGGCAACCGCAGTCACCGCAGTCACGATAGGCGGCCGCCAGTTGACGATCGAAGAGGTCGTCGCGATCGCTCGACGGCGCGTGCCGGTCGCGCTCAGCAGCGACACTGAGTGGCGCGCACGGATCGAACGCGGCGCTGCGTTTCTGCGCCGACACCTCGCGGCCGGTGCGACCGTCTACGGCGTCAACACCGGATATGGCGACGCGTGCGTCGTGGACGTGCCGCCCGATCTCGTCGAAGCATTGCCGCTGCAGCTCACGCGCTATCACGGCTGCGGCATGGGCGAGCATCTCGACGATGCGCAGACGCTCGCCGTGATCGCCGCGCGGCTCAATTCGCTCGCGTACGGATACTCGGGCGTGCGGACGGTGCTGCTCGAACGGCTCGCGGATCTGATCAATCATCGCGTGCTGCCGCGCATTCCGTCCGAGGGTTCGGTCGGCGCGAGCGGCGACCTGACGCCGCTGTCGTATGTCGCGGCGGCGCTCGTCGGCGAACGCGACGTGCTGTTCAACGGAACGCTGCGCGATGCAGCGGACGTCTGGGCCGAGCTTGACCATGCGCCGCTCGTCCTCGCACCGAAGGAAGGGCTCGCGTTGATGAACGGCACGGCGGTGATGACGGGCCTCGCGTGTCTCGCCTACGCGCGTGCCGCGCAGCTCACGCGTCTCGCCGCGAGTCTCACCGCACTCTGCACGGTGGCGCTCGACGGCCGCGCCGCGCACTTCGACGCGTTGCTGTTCGAGGCGAAGCCGCACGCCGGCCAGATGGAAGCGGCCGCGTGGATTCGCGCCGATCTCGCTGGTCGCGACGATACGCCGGGACATCGTCTGCAGGATCGCTATTCGATTCGCTGTGCGCCGCATGTGATCGGCGTTGCGCGCGATGCGCTGTCGTGGATACGTCGTGACGTCGAGAACGAGCTCAACAGCGCGAACGACAATCCGCTCGTCGATCCCGGTGGTGAGCGCGTGCTGCACGGCGGCAACTTCTACGGCGGACACATTGCATTTGCGATGGACGCGTTGAAAACCGCCGTTGCGAATCTCGCGGACCTGATGGACCGGCAACTCGCATTGCTGGTCGACGACAAGTTCAACAACGGCCTGCCGCGCAATCTGACCGGTGCGTCGCCTGCGCGTGCGCCGATCAATCATGGCTTCAAGGCCGTGCAGATTTCGTCGTCCGCGTGGACCGCCGAGGCGCTGAAGCTGACGATGCCCGCGAGCGTGTTTTCACGCTCGACCGAGGCGCACAACCAGGACAAGGTCAGCATGGGCACGATCGCCGCGCGCGACTGTTTGCGCGTGCTGCAACTGACCGAGCAGGTAGCCGCCGCACACACGCTCGCGGCGGTGCAGGCGGTTGAATTGCGCCGACGTGTCAACGATGAGCCGGTTCCCGTCGCGCTGCGCGCGTTGATCGCGGATGTGCGGGCGCAGTCGGCTTTCGTCGACGAAGACCGTGCGCTTGAGCCGGACCTGCGTGCACTGACGGCTGCAATAGCTGATGGTGCATTCGGCGACGGCGCGTCACGCGATGGAGCGCAGCAAGGGGCGCCGCATGCCTGATTCCCACCGCGTGCTGACCGCCAGCGCCACCGTCGAAGTGCCGTTCCACGACGTCGATGCGATGAACGTGTGCTGGCACGGCCACTATCTGAAGTACTTCGAGATCGGCCGCGCTGCGCTGCTGCGCGCGTTCGACTACGACTATCCGGCGATGCAGGCATCCGGCTATCTATGGCCGATCGTCGAGGCGCATCTGAAGTACGTCAGGCCGGCGGTGTACGGTCAGCGCGTCGATGTGCGCACCGAACTGCTCGAATACGAGAACCGTTTGAAGATCGGCTACGAGATCGTCGACTGTGCCTCCGGCGAACGGTTGACCAAGGGGTACACGATCCAGGTAGCGATCGATGCGGCCACGCAGGAGCTGCAGTTCGTGTCGCCGCCGGTCGTATTCGAAAAGCTGGAGCGCATATGGGGGCGCTGATCCGGGCGTTGGCCATTGTGCTGTGCGCTGCGACGACCGTCGCGCTGGCCGCTGAACCGGCCGCACAAAAGGCACAGACCGCACCGGCTACGCAGACCACCGCCGACACCGCACTCGTGTCGCAGATCGCCGCGCATCTCGCGCAGGCGAAGGGCATCCGCGCGCGCTTCACGCAGACGCAAACACTCTCCGCGATGAAGCAGCCGCTCGTCAGCCACGGCTCGCTGCTGTTTTTTCGCGAACGCGGCGTGATCTGGCAGATCGACGCGCCGTATCGCACGACCTACGTGATTACCGACGCCGGTGTCACCGAAGTGAACGCGCAGGGTCGGCGCATCGACACGAAGAACCCACGCGGCTCACGCGGCGTCGCACAGGTATCGGGGATGATGCGCGCGATGCTCGGCGGCGATCTCTCGGCGCTGTACGCGCAGTTCGACGTACGCGCGCAAGGCACGCCCGCGCAGTGGCGCATGCAGTTGACGCCGAACCAGCCGCAGATCGCGCAGTCGCTGCACGGTTTGCAGATGGAAGGCGGCGCGTATCTGCAGACGCTGCATATCGCGCTCGCGAACGGCGACGCAACGCAGCTCGATTTCGCCGACACAACGACCGTCGATACACCGACGCCCGCCGAACTCGCGCTGTTCGGAGCTCGATGATGTCCTCGACGTCGTCCGCGAAGCAGATCTGGGCCGTGCGCATCGCGTGGCTGCTGCTCGCGCTCGTCGCGGCAGGCTACTGCGCGTCGCGTTTCGCGGGATCGTCGCCGCTGCAGACCGATCTGCTCGCGCTGCTGCCGGCCACCGAAGCCGATCCGATTGCCGAGCGTGCGGTCGACCGGCTCGCTGCCGCGCTGGGTGATCGCACGGTGCTGCTTGTCACGAGCCGCGATGCGGCGCACGCGAAGTCCGCGGCGCGGCAACTGCGTGCATCGCTGGCGGCGAGCGGTGCGTTCCGTTCCGTCACGGCCGACGTGCCGCCGTTCAATCTGTCCGCCATCGCCGGGCTTTATCTGCCGTACCGCTTCGGACTGCTCGCACCAGAGGATCGTGCCGCACTCGCCGATCCGTCGACGTCGCTGCACGACGCACTCGCTGCAAGACTGTACAACCCGGTGCACGCGGGCCTTGCGACACCACTCGCCGACGATCCGTTCGGCTGGCTCGAACACTGGCTCGCGACGCTGCCGCTCGCGACGTCGAATCTCGATCTCGAAGACGGGCTGCTGGTCGCGCATCGCGGCGACGCGACGTCGGTGCTGGTCCTCGCAACGCTGCCCGCGTCGGCATACGACGCGAAGACACAGCAAGCCGTACGCGCAGCGGTCGCGCAAAGCGAAGCGGCATTGGCTCATGCGTATGCCGACGTATCGGTCGCGCGGACCGGCGCGGTGTTCTACGCACAGGCCGCGCGCAGCGATGCGGAGCGCGAGGTGCACCGGATCGGCACGCTGTCCGCATGCGGTATCGCGTTGCTGATGCTGTGGGTCTTCCGCTCGCCACGTTTGCTGCTGGCGGGATTCGTGTCGACCGCGCTCGGCATCGTCTGTGCGCTAGCCGCGACGCTTGCCGTGTTCGGTCAGCTGCATCTGCTGACGCTCGTGTTCGGCGCTAGCCTGATCGGCGAGGCGGTCGATTATTCGATCCAGTATTTTGTGGTCTATCTCGATGCACCTCGTGCGAGCGAAAAGCTCAGTTGGGACGCACGACGCGGCGCGCGTGCGGTACGTCCCGCGCTCGCGGTTGCGCTGTCGACGAGCCTGCTCGGTTACGCGATTCTCGCGTGCGTGCCGTTCCCTGCGCTGAAGCAGATCGCGTGCTTCGCGATCGTCGGGATCTGCACGGCATTCGCGTCGGTGCTGTGGCTGTTGCCCGCGCTTCTGGTCGCACCGCCGAAACGCAGTCCGCAGGCGCTGTTCCATACGGCCGCTCGACTGCTTGCGCGCTGGCACGCCGCGATTGGCGGACGCCGCGCGTGGTTCGTCGCGCTGCTCGTTCTCGTCGTGTCGGTGCCGGGCTGGCTGCGGCTGACGAGCGACGACGATATTCATCTGCTGATCCATCGCGATCCGACGCTCGTCGCCGAAGAAGCGCAAGTGCGCGCTGCGATCGGCATCGACAGTGGTGCGCAGTTCTTCGTCGTGCGGGGTGACACGCCCGAAGCCGTGCTCGAACGCGCGGAAGCGCTCGGCGCGAAGCTCGATGCACTGACCGGCGATCAGCAGACCGGCGGATGGCAATCGGTCACGTCGTTCGTGCCGTCGGCGCGGCAGCAGGCAAGCGACCGTGCGCTACTCGCGCAGCGCGTGTTCGCCGACCCCGCGAAGCTGCGCGCGCTGCTCGCCGACGCGGGCTTTCGCGACGACGTCGCCGACTCGTGGCTCGCGGCATTTGGGCGCTCGGCGGGTGCCACGCTTGACGTCGACCGTTGGCTCGCCGCGCCGTGGTCGCAGCCGTTCCGTCATCTGTGGCTGGGCAATATGGGCAGCACCGGCGATGGGCATGCTGCCATCTACGCCGCCGTGGTGATCCCGCAACGCGTGACAACCGCGAACGAAGCGTCATTGCGCGACGTTGCACATGACGTGCAAGGCGTCGTATTCGTCGACAAGGCGGCAAGCGTGTCGCGCCTGTTCGGTGCGTATCGCGTCGACAGCGGACTGTGGCTCGCGGGCGCGCTCGTGCTGGTGACCGGTCTGCTGATGTGGCGCTACACGCCGCGCGGCGGCATCGCCACCGCGCTGCCGGTGCTGCTGGCGGTGGCGATCACGCTCGCGGTGTTCGGCTATGCGCGCGTCCCGCTGACACTGTTCAACTGGCTGGCGCTAATGCTGGTGCTGGGCGTCGGTGCAAACTATGCGGTGTTCCTGCGCGAAGGTGCGCGCCGCGCGGACGCCGATCTCGGTGCGGTATGGACGGGCGTGCTGCTGTCGGCGGCGACGACGTTGCTATCGTTCGGCCTGCTCGGCATGAGCGACATGCCCGCGCTGCAAAGTTTCGGCGGCACGCTTGCGCTCGGTATCGGCGTATCGGTGCTGCTGGCGCCGATCGGCATGCCGTCGACGACGAGGAGAATCGCGTGAACGCGTCACCTGTCTATCTGCACGCACTCGGGATGATCAACGCGCTCGGCAACGACGTTGACGCGATCGTGCCCGCACTCGCCGCGAGCGACGCGCCCGGCATGGGCGTCGTGTCGATGAGCAACGGCGATGCGTTCGTCGGTCGCGTGCTCGCGTCACTTACGTCGCTGGATTTCGCGCCGCCGCCCGCGCTCGCGGACTACGACTGCCGCAACAACCGTCTGCTGCTCGCGGCACTCACGCAGATTGCACCGGCACTCGACGCGGCTCGCGAACGTTACGGCGCACATCGGATCGGCGTCGTGCTCGGCACCAGCACGTCGGGCATCGAAGTCGCCGAGACCGCGCTGGCAGAGCGTGCGCGGACGGGCGCGCTGCCGTCCGCATTCCGCTACCGGCAGATGGAAATCGGCACCGCTGCGCCGTTCGCGGCTGCCGCACTCGGCATCGGTGGTCCGGCGTTCACGATCTCGACTGCGTGCACGTCGAGTGCGAAAGCGTTTGTGTCGGCACGCCGTCTATTGCAGTTGAAGCTGTGCGACGCGGTGGTTGTGGGCGGCGTCGACTCGCTGTGCGAACTCACGGTGCAGGGTTTCGGCTCGCTCGAATCGACGACCGTGGCGCGGACCAATCCGATGAGCGTTAACCGCTGCGGGATCAACGTCGGCGAAGGGGCCGCCGTATTTCTGATGAGCCGCGAAGAAGGCCCGGTCATGCTCGCAGGCGCCGGCGAATCGAGCGACGCGCATCACATCTCCGCGCCCGATCCGCACGGCACCGGTGGCGAACTGGCGCTGCGCGCGGCACTCGCCGATGCGGGCATTGCCCCGTCGGCGGTCGGCTACGTGAACCTGCATGCGACCGCGACGCGCAAGAACGACGAGATGGAAGCGCATCTGATGGCGAGAGTCTTTCCGGACGGTGTGGCGGCAAGCGGGACGAAACCGTTGACCGGCCACTCGCTTGGCGCAGCAGGCGCGACCGAACTCGGTTTCGCATGGCTGACGCTGGCGCGCGACGACGTCGCGCTGCCACTCCATCTGTGGGATGGCGAAGCCGATGCCGCGCTCCCGACGCTCGATCTCGTCGAAGACCAGCGCTTCATGCCGCGCACAGGGGGACGGCAGTACGCGATGAGCAACTCGTTTGCCTTTGGCGGCAGCAACGTCAGTCTGATCCTCGGTCGATGAATACCGCCATGACCCACACAATCGACACCGCCCCGACTCTCGCGCACGACGCGTTTCCGCCGATCGAGGCGATCCTGCCGCATCGCGGGACGATGCTGTTGCTAGACCGCGTCAGCGCCTGCAGCAACGAACAGCTGACCGCGCACGCGACGGTGAATCCGGCAGCGTGGTACGTCGACGCCGACGGCGCGATGCCCGCATGGATCGGCATCGAACTGATGGCGCAGGCGATTGCCGCGCACGTGGGCCTGCTCGCGATGCGTGCGGGTGGCCGCGCGCGCCCCGGCGTGCTGCTCGGTTCGCGAAGCTACGTGGCCGTGCTGCCCGCGTTCGCCCGCGACGCGCAACTGCGCATCGACGCGCAGGAACTGCTGCGCAGCGAGGCGGGTCATGGCGCGTACGAATGCACGATCAGTTGCGATGGCGTGCGCTGTGCCGAAGCGGTGATCAAGGTGTACCAGCCGCCCGATTTCCAGACATTCATCGAAGGGAGTTTCAGTTCATGAGCCGGCGTGTTCTCGTTACCGGGGCCAGCCGCGGCATTGGCCGCGCCATTGCCTACCAGCTCGCTGCCGACGGCTTCGTGGTGTCGGTGCATTGCCGCACCGGTCGCGCCGAAGCCGAAGCGGTCACGGCCGGCATTGCCGCGCAGGGCGGCACCGCGCGCGTGCTGCAGTTCGACGTGCGCGATCGCGTCGCGTGCCGCACGGTCCTCGAAGCGGATGTCGCCGAGCACGGCGCCTACTACGGCATCGTGTGCAGCGCGGGCGTGACGCGCGATGCCGCGTTTCCCGCGCTCACCGACGAAGACTGGGACATCGTGATCGAAACCGGGCTCGACTCGTTCTACAACGTCGTCCATCCGCTGACGATGCCGATGGTGCGCGCGCGCAACGGCGGCCGGATCGTCACGATCGCATCGGTGTCCGGCGTGATGGGCAATCGCGGCCAGGTGAACTACAGCGCGGCGAAGGCCGGGCTGATCGGTGCGACGAAAGCGCTGTCGGTCGAACTCGCGACGCGCGGGATCACCGTGAACTGCGTCGCGCCTGGGCTGATCGATACGGGCATGCTCGAATCGGTGCCGCTCGAACACGCGCTGAAGATGGTGCCGATGAACCGCGTGGGGCAGCCGGTCGAAGTCGCATCGGTGGTGAGTTTTCTGATGTCGGATGCCGCGTCGTACGTGACGCGGCAGGTGATCGGCGTGAACGGCGGGATGGTCTGACATGAAGCGTGTCGTCATAACCGGCATGGGCGGGGTCACGGCGTTCGGGAATCGCTGGGACGAGATCGAAGCACGCTTGCGCAGCGGTCGCAACGCGGTGCGGCGCATGAGCGAGTGGGATTACTTCACGTCGCTGCATACGCGGCTTGCGTGTCCGTTGCCGGGGTTTGTCGCGCCAGTCGACTATCCGCGCAAGAAGACGCGTTCGATGGGGCCTGTGTCGATGTACGCGGTACGCGCGAGCGAACTCGCGCTAGAAGACGCTGGCCTGGCCGACGACCTGTCGATTCGCGACGGCCGCATGGGCGTCGCCTACGGTTCGTCGTCGGGATCGGTCGCGCCGATCCGCGCATTCGGCACGATGCTCGAAACGGGCTCGATGAGCGACGTCACGTCGAACAGCTACGTGCAGATGATGCCGCACACCACGGCCGTCAACGTGAGCCTGTTCTGGGATCTGAAGGGGCGCATCGTCCCGACGTCGTGTGCGTGCGCGTCGGGCAGTCAGGCGATCGGCTACGCGTACGAAACGATTGCGATGGGCCGCCAGCAACTGATGCTCGCAGGCGGCGCAGAGGAACTGTCGGGACCGGCCGTCGCCGTGTTCGACACGCTGTATGCGACCAGTACCCGCAACGACGAACCGCATCTGACGCCGCGTCCATTCGACGCGAAGCGCGACGGCCTCGTCGTCGGCGAGGGGGCCGCGACACTCGTGCTCGAAGAGTACGAGCATGCGGTCGCGCGCGGCGCGCGGATTCACGCGGAGATCGTCGGTTTCGGCTGCAATTCGGACGGCGCGCACATGACGCAGCCGACCGCCGAAACGATGGCGCTCGCAATGCGTCTCGCGCTCGACGACGCCAAACTTCCCGCCGATGCGATCGCGTACGTGAATGCGCACGGCACGTCGACCGATCGCGGCGATATCGCGGAGAGCCAGGCGACGGCGCAGGTCTTCGGCGAACGGATGCCGATCAGTTCGCTGAAGAGCTACGTCGGCCACACGCTCGGCGCGTGCGGCGCGCTCGAGGCCTGGTGGACGATCGAGATGATGAAGCACAACTGGTACGCGCCGACGCTGAACCTGACCGACGTCGATCCGGCCTGCGCGCCGCTCGACTATATCGTCGGTACAGGCCGCGAGATCGACGCGGAGTACGTGATGAGCAACAACTTCGCGTTCGGCGGAATCAATACGTCGCTTGTGTTCAGGCGCGCCCGATGAGCGGCGAGGCAATGCAGCGGACGCGGGTGGTGGTCACGGGCATGGGCATCGTGTCGTGTCTCGGCAATACGCTCGACGGCGTGTCGGCCGCGCTGCGCGACGGGCACAGCGGTGTGTCGCGGGTCGATGCGTGGCGCGAGCGCGGTTTCGGCACCCAGGTCGCGGGCGTCGCCTCGGTCGACGGGGCGGTGCCGTTCGACCGCCGCTTCGAGCGCTTCATGGGCGATACCGCACGCTTCGCGTGCCATGCGGCGCGCAGTGCGATCGCCGATGCCGGGCTCGATGCGGCGACGCTGCGCACGCCGCGCGTGGGTGCGGTGATCGGTTCGGGCGTCGGCACGATGTCGACCTACGACGCGTCGATGGCGATCGCTCATGCGCGCGGCGTCGACAGGGTGCCGCCGTATACCGTGCCGCAGGCGATGAGCAGCACCGCGTCGGCGAACGTCGCGCAGGTGTTCGGACTCGAGGGCGTCAGCTATTCGCCGTCGTCCGCGTGCACGACGTCGGCGCTCGCGATCGGCCAGGCGATGCAACTGATCCAGAGCGGCCGGCAAACGATCGTACTGGCCGGCGGCAGCGAAGCACTGCACGACAACATGACGCTGATGTTCGACGCGATGGGCGCATTGTCGCGGCGTTTCAACGACACGCCGCAGCGTGCATCGCGTCCGTACGACACCGCACGCGACGGTTTTGTGATCGCGTCGGGCGGCGGCGTGTTGATGCTCGAAGCGCTCGATCACGCGCTCGCACGCGGCGCGCGGATCTACGCGGAACTCGCGGGCTTCGGCGAGGGCACCGACGGCGCCGGCATGGTGACGCCGCGCGCATCCGGCATTGCGCGCGCGCTGCGCGGCGCACTCGACGAAGCGGGTGTGCGGCCCGACTACATCAACGCGCACGGCCCGTCGACGCCGCTCGGCGACGTCGAAGAACTGCGCGCATTCACCGACGTATTCGGCGCGGACGTCCCGCCGTTTTCGTCGACGAAGGGGCTCACCGGTCATCCGCTCGGTGCGTGCGGTGTGCACGAGGCGATCTATACGCTGCTGATGATGCGCGACGGTTTCGTCGCGGGGAATACGGCGATCGACAACCCGGATCCGCTGCTCGACGGAATGCCGCTCGTGCGGCGTACGCACGACGCGACGCTTGCAGCGGCGATGTCGGTGTCGTTCGGCTTCGGCGGCAGCTGCGCGAGTCTGATGTTCCGTGCATGGCCGCATGGATGAAATCACGTAGTAGAGACAACACAACCATCACAACGCAGTGATCACAACGAGGAAAACGACCATGAAAATCCGCTACGCAACCGGGGCACTCGCCATCGCCACCATCGCCGCTGTCACGCTGACCGGCTGCGCGACCAATGTACGCTCGCTGCCGCTCGGCACCGCGCTTGCGCAACCGACCGGCGGCGACTCGGTGCAGCTCTAT
This portion of the Paraburkholderia flava genome encodes:
- a CDS encoding acyl-CoA thioesterase translates to MPDSHRVLTASATVEVPFHDVDAMNVCWHGHYLKYFEIGRAALLRAFDYDYPAMQASGYLWPIVEAHLKYVRPAVYGQRVDVRTELLEYENRLKIGYEIVDCASGERLTKGYTIQVAIDAATQELQFVSPPVVFEKLERIWGR
- a CDS encoding glycosyltransferase family 2 protein, coding for MSFTPCIVIPIYNHKDAIGDTLARLAVHGLPFFVVDDGSDAATQQVLAGLAAHYAAQYAGSLTLLRLPQNGGKGAAVMAGLRAARAAGYTHALQIDADGQHDADDVPRFIDAARAEPDAVILGRPVYDASVPKARLYGRYLTHVWVWIETLSLTIRDSMCGFRLYPLDVVCALIEAVALPTRMDFDIAILVRLHWRRVQFRSIPTRVTYAADGVSHFDVLWDNVRISRGHVRLVAGMLLRLPILLARKVLPARQRNTAKPDDNTQHWWRIAERGSSLGMGLLALSCRWFGMGFTALWLHPVVAYFLLTGRAARDASRLYFTRLAEAAPDLATPRPGWSSAYRQMFSFARSGLDKLAAWSGRVDSSDVAFDDSTAFDALVASGRGALVIGAHLGNLEMTRALAARGAHTKVTAVVYTEHARRFNRVLASANSEFSRRLVEVGDFGPETSMLMQERIDAGELLVIVGDRVPARESGRTTDARFLGATAPFAQGPYVLAHALGCPVYLFFCLKEHDGERERYRLYFEPFAERIALPRRERAQHIAAWAQRYAARLEHYCRKAPYQWFNFFDFWARAPRVVPSGTTGQANGGANGRT
- a CDS encoding HAL/PAL/TAL family ammonia-lyase, yielding MAEHDLSCDVDSDAATAVTAVTIGGRQLTIEEVVAIARRRVPVALSSDTEWRARIERGAAFLRRHLAAGATVYGVNTGYGDACVVDVPPDLVEALPLQLTRYHGCGMGEHLDDAQTLAVIAARLNSLAYGYSGVRTVLLERLADLINHRVLPRIPSEGSVGASGDLTPLSYVAAALVGERDVLFNGTLRDAADVWAELDHAPLVLAPKEGLALMNGTAVMTGLACLAYARAAQLTRLAASLTALCTVALDGRAAHFDALLFEAKPHAGQMEAAAWIRADLAGRDDTPGHRLQDRYSIRCAPHVIGVARDALSWIRRDVENELNSANDNPLVDPGGERVLHGGNFYGGHIAFAMDALKTAVANLADLMDRQLALLVDDKFNNGLPRNLTGASPARAPINHGFKAVQISSSAWTAEALKLTMPASVFSRSTEAHNQDKVSMGTIAARDCLRVLQLTEQVAAAHTLAAVQAVELRRRVNDEPVPVALRALIADVRAQSAFVDEDRALEPDLRALTAAIADGAFGDGASRDGAQQGAPHA
- a CDS encoding AMP-binding protein; the protein is MIALHELLGTPHADDTPVCRDGASMHDAAAFRMYVLNAAAVLRSQTAQRVALCIDDPFHFACVLFALFACGKTPVVPANSTQGYLADLAGAYDALLTDADVPALIAHASSPLPAATTAIAIDPHAPLVLFTSGSSGTPKPVHKTLAQFDAEVHTLERQWGALAGTATMLASVPHHHIYGLLFRVLWPLAAGRAFDRTLITDPSQLQARLAQGGSALVVSTPAQLSRWPSLEGFASLAPAPLAFFSSGGPLDPRTASDYASTFGAAPIEIYGSTETGGIAWRRQSDTDAWQPVVGVDVRRDEDGALSVRSPHLDHDGWHRTEDAIVFDDDGRFRLQGRLDRVIKLDGKRVSLPELEALLARHPHVAQAAIARLAGATRERIGALVALTPQGRDALRANGRVALAKTLRRHLAAYVDVVALPRYWRFRDTLPFDARGKLPAAAVAAAFDVGTEGFELLAETRIDDALHFELRVPPTLVHFAGHFPGLAILPGVVQIDWAIRLASTHIAGVRAVASIDRLKFLAPVPPGAVLQLTLEHDAAQRRVRFGYRLGERDCASGVIVYREDA
- a CDS encoding LolA family protein, with the protein product MGALIRALAIVLCAATTVALAAEPAAQKAQTAPATQTTADTALVSQIAAHLAQAKGIRARFTQTQTLSAMKQPLVSHGSLLFFRERGVIWQIDAPYRTTYVITDAGVTEVNAQGRRIDTKNPRGSRGVAQVSGMMRAMLGGDLSALYAQFDVRAQGTPAQWRMQLTPNQPQIAQSLHGLQMEGGAYLQTLHIALANGDATQLDFADTTTVDTPTPAELALFGAR